The following are encoded together in the Streptomyces flavofungini genome:
- a CDS encoding GNAT family N-acetyltransferase, with protein sequence MPSTEHRLQGPRVAIRRVRREDYAEIAALTRASADMLDRWLGARENTAAAFEQRLARFEEPTHEGFVVCLRATGEIVGGVNVNNIVRGSLQSGTLGYTAYASTTGHGYMTEGLGLVVRIAFGPMELHRLEANIQPDNTASLNLVRRLGFRREGYSAAFQFVNGAWRDHERWALTAR encoded by the coding sequence ATGCCAAGCACCGAACACCGCCTGCAGGGCCCGCGCGTCGCCATACGGCGCGTCCGCCGTGAGGACTACGCCGAGATCGCGGCGCTGACGCGGGCCAGCGCCGACATGCTCGATCGCTGGTTGGGCGCGCGCGAGAACACCGCGGCCGCCTTCGAGCAGCGCCTCGCCCGGTTCGAAGAGCCCACCCACGAGGGCTTCGTGGTCTGTCTGCGCGCCACCGGGGAGATCGTGGGCGGCGTCAATGTGAACAACATCGTCCGGGGCAGCCTCCAGAGCGGCACTCTCGGATACACCGCCTACGCGTCCACGACCGGCCACGGCTATATGACGGAAGGCCTCGGGCTCGTCGTCCGGATCGCCTTCGGCCCGATGGAACTGCACCGTCTCGAGGCGAACATCCAGCCCGACAACACCGCCTCCTTGAACCTCGTCCGACGCCTGGGCTTCCGACGCGAGGGCTACTCGGCCGCGTTCCAGTTCGTCAACGGTGCATGGCGGGACCACGAGCGCTGGGCCCTCACCGCCAGATGA
- a CDS encoding TetR/AcrR family transcriptional regulator codes for MTTPTGRRERKKAATRQKIADTALRLFLDRGYDAVGIRDVAAEADVAVTTLFSHFASKEALVFERDGDFEQRLTRAVTDRAPDDPFVPALRREIHAMVRHCTADGAAPVYRMIDESRALREYEESMRLRHAESLAAALIADPGLTRSDTACRTLARFVIAAYALARDAADPEAAVDEIFEMIEAAWAVA; via the coding sequence ATGACCACGCCGACCGGACGCCGTGAGCGCAAGAAGGCCGCGACGCGCCAGAAGATCGCCGACACCGCCCTGCGGCTCTTCCTCGACCGCGGGTACGACGCGGTGGGGATCCGGGACGTCGCCGCCGAGGCCGACGTGGCCGTCACCACGCTCTTCTCCCACTTCGCCTCGAAGGAGGCCCTGGTCTTCGAGCGGGACGGCGACTTCGAGCAGCGCCTCACGCGGGCGGTCACCGACCGGGCCCCGGACGACCCGTTCGTCCCCGCGCTGCGCCGCGAGATCCACGCCATGGTCCGGCACTGCACGGCCGACGGCGCCGCCCCGGTCTACCGCATGATCGACGAGTCGCGTGCCCTGCGGGAGTACGAGGAGTCGATGAGGCTGCGGCACGCGGAGTCGCTGGCCGCGGCCCTCATCGCCGATCCCGGTCTGACGCGGAGCGACACGGCCTGCCGGACCCTCGCGAGGTTCGTGATCGCCGCCTACGCGCTGGCCCGGGACGCGGCCGACCCGGAGGCCGCCGTGGACGAGATCTTCGAGATGATCGAGGCGGCCTGGGCGGTGGCCTGA
- a CDS encoding RNA polymerase sigma factor produces the protein MDAVTRLVARRVSDPHTVADLTADVFLAVGDSADGYRPGLGSEAAWLVGIGHSIVRAEYRRSSRQAGPGARIAGRRLLDDDIARLEETRPHPATRSRAHTRPRLRRRTCAGPSADSTACSNASAWRTLTSASANAPRHSYVIVMGAAQADGRKERTP, from the coding sequence GTGGACGCCGTGACGCGGCTCGTGGCGCGGCGGGTGAGTGATCCGCACACCGTCGCGGATCTGACCGCCGACGTCTTCCTCGCGGTGGGCGACTCCGCGGACGGATACCGTCCCGGGCTCGGCAGCGAGGCGGCCTGGCTGGTCGGGATCGGCCACAGCATCGTCCGCGCCGAGTACCGGCGCAGTTCGCGGCAGGCCGGACCCGGGGCCCGGATCGCGGGGCGGCGACTGCTCGACGACGACATCGCGCGGCTCGAGGAGACAAGGCCGCACCCTGCGACCCGATCCCGCGCACACACCCGCCCCAGACTGCGCCGACGCACCTGCGCCGGCCCGTCGGCGGACAGCACGGCGTGCTCGAACGCCTCGGCGTGGAGGACATTGACGTCCGCGTCGGCGAACGCACCGCGCCACTCGTACGTGATCGTCATGGGCGCGGCGCAGGCCGACGGCAGGAAGGAGCGGACTCCGTAG
- a CDS encoding ABC transporter ATP-binding protein produces MTARLTARDITLRYGDRVVSTHLSLDVPDGAFTAIVGPNACGKSTLLRALVRLLRPAAGEVCLDGRDVGGYATKALAKQLGFLPQDPLAPDDIKVRQLVGRGRFPHQSLLALWSQRDEDAVVAAMAAAGVEDLADRPVQELSGGQRQRVWMAMVLAQETPCLLLDEPTSFLDITHQYQLLGLLAGLRDEGRTVIAVLHDINQACRFADHLIAMKGGCVVAEGDPGAIVDAALIKDVFDLPSVIVPDPVTDTPMVVPTLRGTPRAVRSAPREPR; encoded by the coding sequence GTGACCGCACGCCTGACCGCGCGGGACATCACCCTGCGCTACGGGGACCGGGTGGTGTCCACCCACCTGAGCCTCGACGTACCCGACGGCGCCTTCACCGCCATCGTCGGCCCCAACGCCTGCGGTAAGTCCACCCTGTTGCGCGCCCTCGTCCGGCTGCTGCGGCCCGCCGCGGGGGAGGTGTGCCTGGACGGCCGTGACGTCGGCGGCTACGCCACCAAGGCGCTGGCCAAGCAGCTCGGGTTCCTGCCGCAGGACCCCCTCGCCCCGGACGACATCAAGGTTCGCCAACTCGTCGGCCGCGGCCGCTTCCCGCACCAGTCGCTCCTGGCCCTGTGGTCCCAGCGGGACGAGGACGCCGTCGTCGCGGCGATGGCCGCCGCCGGGGTCGAGGACCTGGCCGACCGGCCGGTGCAGGAGCTGTCCGGCGGTCAGCGCCAGCGGGTCTGGATGGCCATGGTCCTCGCCCAGGAGACGCCCTGTCTGCTCCTCGACGAACCGACGTCGTTCCTGGACATCACGCACCAGTACCAACTCCTCGGCCTCCTCGCGGGGTTGCGCGACGAGGGCCGCACGGTGATCGCCGTGCTGCACGACATCAACCAGGCCTGCCGGTTCGCCGACCATCTGATCGCCATGAAGGGCGGCTGCGTGGTCGCCGAGGGCGACCCCGGCGCGATCGTCGACGCCGCCCTGATCAAGGACGTCTTCGACCTGCCGAGCGTCATCGTCCCGGACCCGGTGACGGACACGCCGATGGTGGTGCCGACGCTGCGAGGGACGCCCCGGGCCGTGAGGAGCGCGCCGCGCGAGCCCCGGTGA
- a CDS encoding siderophore-interacting protein has product MSLIDHRHRHLERIAEVRAGRHAEKVGYPIRIRETEVVRTAMVGTGLLRVTLGGPGTEGFEAHAPDEHVKLLFPEPDGTLRLPEPNGNMLRWPRPAPTSREYTVRRYDPATGEIDIDIALHDGGLASQWAHGVHVGCVLDVAGPPGGLIVPHVHDRYLLAGDLTALPAIARWLEELPRNAKGWAFVEVADATQEIELSAPEGVEVRWLHRGDRPPGTGDALARAVTAVTVPEGERLYVWAAGEAGQLKPLRRWVRDDLRLDKADHDITGYWKRGVADFDDEHEHGHDHGHEHVHH; this is encoded by the coding sequence ATGAGCCTCATCGACCACCGGCACCGGCACCTGGAGCGGATCGCCGAAGTCAGAGCGGGCCGGCATGCCGAGAAGGTGGGCTACCCGATCCGCATCCGGGAGACCGAGGTCGTGCGCACCGCCATGGTCGGCACCGGCCTGCTGCGGGTGACCCTGGGCGGTCCCGGCACCGAGGGGTTCGAGGCCCACGCGCCCGACGAACACGTCAAGTTGCTGTTCCCGGAGCCCGACGGCACGCTGCGGCTGCCCGAGCCGAACGGGAACATGCTGCGCTGGCCGCGCCCCGCGCCCACCTCGCGCGAGTACACCGTGCGCCGCTACGACCCCGCCACCGGCGAGATCGACATCGACATCGCCCTGCACGACGGCGGCCTCGCCTCGCAATGGGCCCACGGCGTCCACGTGGGCTGCGTCCTGGACGTCGCCGGGCCGCCCGGCGGACTGATCGTCCCGCACGTCCACGACCGCTACCTCCTCGCGGGCGACCTCACGGCGCTGCCCGCCATCGCGCGCTGGCTGGAGGAACTGCCGAGGAACGCCAAGGGCTGGGCCTTCGTCGAAGTCGCCGACGCCACCCAGGAGATCGAGCTGTCCGCGCCCGAGGGCGTCGAGGTGCGCTGGCTGCACCGCGGCGACCGCCCGCCGGGCACCGGCGACGCCCTCGCGCGCGCCGTGACCGCGGTGACCGTGCCCGAGGGCGAGCGGCTCTACGTATGGGCCGCGGGCGAGGCGGGACAGCTCAAGCCGCTGCGCCGCTGGGTCCGCGACGACCTGCGGCTCGACAAGGCCGACCACGACATCACCGGCTACTGGAAGCGCGGCGTCGCCGACTTCGACGACGAGCACGAGCACGGCCATGACCACGGCCACGAGCACGTCCACCACTGA
- a CDS encoding winged helix-turn-helix transcriptional regulator: MRMHNADETCGIAQAALVLGDWWNVLVLREVARGHVRFDALAAELGLSRKVLTERLGRLVAQGVLRRSLYQRRPVRYEYVLTDAGAALLPLLVAMQDWGDRWVLGDGSLTGTTETDSAEHARVHALAGTRLPEGLVLPGSQGAEMPVISPDAAATVLFTYPGTGIQWGEPPIPGAVGCTLENRLFRDAWTDFRAAGVDVRGISTQLLHEQAEFARAEQLPYPLLSDAAHHLSAALRLPTFRGAGRLRHKRLILIVDAERTVRHTLFPVVDIPHAVDESLRLAAGCATSP, from the coding sequence ATGAGGATGCACAACGCTGACGAGACCTGCGGCATCGCCCAGGCGGCCCTGGTCCTTGGGGACTGGTGGAACGTGCTGGTGCTGCGCGAGGTCGCCCGCGGCCACGTCCGCTTCGACGCGCTCGCCGCCGAGCTCGGACTGTCCCGCAAGGTCCTCACTGAGCGGCTCGGCCGCCTCGTCGCCCAGGGAGTGCTGCGCCGCAGTCTCTACCAACGGCGTCCCGTGCGTTACGAGTACGTCCTCACCGACGCCGGAGCCGCGCTGCTCCCGCTCCTCGTCGCCATGCAGGACTGGGGCGACCGGTGGGTGCTCGGCGACGGCAGCCTCACCGGCACGACCGAGACGGACAGCGCCGAGCACGCCCGCGTCCACGCCCTCGCCGGGACCCGCCTGCCCGAGGGCCTCGTCCTTCCCGGCTCGCAGGGCGCCGAGATGCCCGTGATCTCGCCGGACGCCGCCGCGACCGTCCTGTTCACCTACCCCGGCACAGGCATCCAGTGGGGCGAGCCGCCGATCCCCGGCGCGGTCGGCTGCACCCTGGAGAACCGGCTCTTCCGCGACGCCTGGACCGACTTCCGCGCGGCGGGCGTGGACGTACGCGGCATCAGCACCCAACTCCTGCACGAGCAGGCCGAGTTCGCCCGCGCCGAGCAGCTCCCCTACCCGCTCCTCTCCGACGCCGCCCACCACCTGTCGGCCGCCCTGCGGTTGCCCACCTTCCGCGGCGCGGGCAGGCTGCGCCACAAGCGCCTGATCCTGATCGTCGACGCCGAACGGACCGTGCGCCACACGCTGTTCCCGGTCGTCGACATCCCGCACGCGGTCGACGAGAGCCTGCGCCTGGCTGCGGGGTGCGCCACCTCCCCGTGA
- a CDS encoding carboxylesterase/lipase family protein, with protein sequence MSVAASQSSESASAPVVRTAAGAVRGSREEGVAVFRGVPFAEPPVGELRFAAPRAVREWDGEREAVAYGPPPPQAGVFGMDALSQAAPGDDWLTANVWSPDPGAGAGLPVMVWIQGGAYVIGMSGLPEYDGGRLAREGGVVVVTFNYRVGIEGFAQIDGAPANRGLLDQVAALEWVRDNIRAFGGDPDRVTVFGQSAGGGSVAALLVMDRARGLFRRAVAQSVQGTYFSPELAADVTVACAAELALRPTAADLATVDPVRLAATGDAVTAKISQWAERWGRPAHRTIPFAAVVDGDVLPTTPWEALAAGSARDIELIAGHARDEHRLFGAIDGTLGQVTEEQAEAALRILAPAPDGPRRYRDALPDAGPDELYERVHADWLFRMPSLRLAEAQIQGGGRAHVYELTWSAPGMGGVLGACHGLDVPLVFGNLTHGQTAGLLGEGPSAQAESLSAHIRGAWTAFATHGDPGWPAYDSARRLTRLFDTHPTVAPDPEKTSRLLWQDHTFAALPLFGQ encoded by the coding sequence ATGTCCGTTGCCGCGTCCCAGTCGTCCGAGTCCGCCTCCGCTCCGGTCGTCCGCACGGCTGCCGGTGCGGTGCGTGGCAGCCGGGAGGAGGGCGTGGCCGTGTTCCGGGGCGTCCCGTTCGCCGAACCACCCGTCGGAGAGCTGCGGTTCGCCGCACCCCGGGCGGTGCGCGAGTGGGACGGGGAGCGGGAGGCCGTCGCGTACGGGCCGCCACCGCCCCAGGCCGGAGTGTTCGGGATGGACGCGCTGTCGCAGGCGGCACCCGGGGACGACTGGCTGACGGCGAACGTCTGGTCGCCCGATCCGGGCGCGGGTGCGGGGCTGCCGGTGATGGTGTGGATCCAGGGCGGCGCCTATGTGATCGGCATGTCCGGGCTGCCCGAGTACGACGGCGGCCGTCTCGCGCGCGAGGGCGGCGTCGTCGTCGTGACGTTCAACTACCGCGTCGGGATCGAGGGGTTCGCGCAGATCGACGGGGCACCGGCCAACCGGGGCCTGCTCGACCAGGTCGCCGCGCTGGAGTGGGTGCGCGACAACATCCGGGCGTTCGGCGGGGACCCGGACCGGGTCACCGTCTTCGGCCAGTCGGCGGGCGGCGGATCGGTCGCCGCGCTCTTGGTGATGGACCGGGCGCGGGGGCTGTTCCGGCGGGCCGTCGCGCAGAGCGTCCAGGGCACGTACTTCTCCCCGGAGCTCGCCGCCGACGTGACGGTCGCCTGCGCCGCCGAGCTGGCGCTGCGGCCCACGGCAGCGGACCTGGCCACCGTCGACCCGGTCCGGCTCGCCGCCACCGGCGACGCCGTCACCGCGAAGATCTCCCAGTGGGCGGAGCGCTGGGGCCGCCCCGCCCACCGGACGATCCCGTTCGCCGCCGTCGTCGACGGCGACGTCCTGCCCACCACGCCCTGGGAGGCGCTGGCCGCGGGGTCCGCCCGGGACATCGAGCTGATCGCCGGCCACGCGCGCGACGAGCACCGGCTGTTCGGCGCGATCGACGGCACGCTGGGCCAGGTCACCGAGGAGCAGGCCGAGGCGGCGCTGAGGATCCTCGCCCCCGCCCCCGACGGCCCCCGGCGCTACCGCGACGCGCTCCCCGACGCCGGACCGGACGAGCTGTACGAACGCGTCCACGCGGACTGGCTGTTCCGCATGCCCTCCCTGCGTCTCGCCGAGGCTCAGATCCAGGGCGGAGGCCGCGCCCACGTCTACGAACTGACCTGGTCCGCACCGGGCATGGGTGGCGTCCTCGGGGCCTGCCACGGCCTCGACGTGCCGCTCGTGTTCGGCAACCTGACCCACGGGCAGACCGCAGGGCTGCTCGGCGAAGGCCCCTCAGCGCAGGCCGAGTCGCTGTCGGCGCACATCCGGGGCGCGTGGACGGCGTTCGCCACCCACGGCGACCCGGGCTGGCCCGCGTACGACAGCGCACGGCGCCTGACCCGGCTCTTCGACACCCACCCGACCGTCGCCCCCGACCCGGAGAAGACTTCCCGCCTGCTGTGGCAGGACCACACCTTCGCGGCCCTGCCGCTGTTCGGCCAGTAG
- a CDS encoding FecCD family ABC transporter permease, translating to MAGLGLRPERRTVILVAVLTALILGLGLLGLCYGASWKSPGEVLAALSGAEPSVVIQDWRLPRVLAALVFGAALGVSGALFQNLTRNPMGSPDVIGLDAGAYTGALVALTVLSGTSAQLALGSVLGGLVVAAVIYVLAYDRGFSGLRLVVIGVAVNAMVTALNSWIVLRAELEVAIAAVGWNAGSLNGVGWGDLGIPFTVIGVLLALMAARAHAMHQAALGDAVAVTTGVSLDRLRLVMVLVGVGCTATVTAVAGPIAFIALAAPQIGRRLAGAPGVPLLPAALTGAVLLQGADLIAQMLLAPVALPVGVVSTAIGGCYLIWLLTKEVARA from the coding sequence CTGGCCGGGCTCGGACTGCGCCCCGAACGCCGCACGGTGATCCTGGTCGCCGTGCTCACCGCCCTGATCCTCGGCCTCGGCCTGCTCGGGCTCTGCTACGGCGCGTCCTGGAAGAGCCCCGGCGAGGTCCTGGCCGCACTGAGCGGGGCGGAGCCCTCCGTCGTGATCCAGGACTGGCGGCTGCCCCGCGTGCTCGCGGCCCTGGTCTTCGGCGCCGCCCTCGGCGTGTCCGGTGCCCTGTTCCAGAACCTCACCCGCAACCCCATGGGCAGCCCGGATGTCATCGGCCTCGACGCCGGTGCCTACACCGGCGCCCTGGTCGCCCTGACCGTCCTGTCGGGCACGTCCGCGCAACTGGCCCTGGGCTCCGTGCTCGGCGGGCTCGTCGTCGCGGCCGTGATCTACGTCCTCGCCTACGACCGGGGGTTCTCCGGGCTGCGTCTGGTGGTCATCGGTGTCGCCGTCAACGCGATGGTGACCGCGCTCAACTCGTGGATCGTGCTGCGCGCCGAACTGGAGGTCGCCATCGCGGCGGTCGGCTGGAACGCGGGCTCGCTCAACGGCGTGGGCTGGGGCGACCTCGGCATCCCGTTCACCGTCATCGGTGTGCTCCTCGCCCTGATGGCGGCCCGCGCGCACGCCATGCACCAGGCGGCACTCGGCGACGCGGTCGCGGTGACCACCGGCGTCAGCCTCGACCGGCTGCGCCTGGTCATGGTCCTCGTCGGTGTCGGCTGCACGGCCACGGTCACCGCGGTCGCCGGACCGATCGCGTTCATCGCGCTCGCCGCCCCGCAGATCGGCCGCAGGCTCGCGGGTGCGCCCGGGGTGCCGCTGCTCCCCGCCGCGCTCACCGGGGCGGTCCTGCTCCAAGGCGCCGACCTGATCGCGCAGATGCTCCTCGCCCCCGTCGCCCTGCCCGTCGGAGTGGTGAGCACCGCGATCGGCGGCTGCTACCTGATCTGGCTGCTCACCAAGGAGGTGGCGCGCGCGTGA
- a CDS encoding ABC transporter substrate-binding protein gives MSLRRSSTLVGAVALALVVTGCGSSKNDSDSGGKGETRVFAADNGRITIPARPERVVATGYAVPAMIEADASLVGISSWKRGEPLMSEKDLATYKKLPKVAGELAKETNYEAIAEAEPDLIVIGVPAPVLGDIDVKRLESIAPVVAIGPTVPSAWRELTRKQSDAAGSLKKFDAVQKLYEAKAAKLAKKYEGVLPELDLGHVGAYGEVAKGTFQREFGSSWGTNIAEDIGAKYYGKVKKPGPGSHAVSEYPSIEELPASLRDADAITYSVQADGSVPKAVRYVMDSKLWKNLPAVKAGKTFPLRCTEAATYGQAMKTLDAIDKSFAPLLKR, from the coding sequence ATGTCCCTCCGCAGATCGTCGACCCTGGTCGGCGCCGTGGCGCTGGCCCTGGTCGTGACCGGGTGCGGGTCGTCCAAGAACGACTCGGACTCCGGCGGCAAGGGCGAGACCCGGGTGTTCGCCGCGGACAACGGCAGGATCACCATCCCGGCCCGCCCCGAGCGCGTGGTGGCGACGGGCTACGCCGTGCCCGCCATGATCGAGGCCGACGCGTCACTGGTCGGCATCTCCTCGTGGAAGCGCGGGGAGCCGCTGATGAGCGAGAAGGACCTCGCCACGTACAAGAAGCTCCCCAAGGTGGCGGGCGAGCTGGCGAAGGAGACCAACTACGAGGCCATCGCCGAGGCCGAACCCGACCTCATCGTCATCGGTGTGCCCGCCCCGGTCCTCGGCGACATCGACGTCAAACGCCTGGAGTCCATCGCCCCGGTGGTGGCGATCGGCCCGACCGTGCCGTCCGCGTGGCGCGAGCTGACCCGCAAGCAGTCCGACGCCGCGGGCTCCCTGAAGAAGTTCGACGCCGTGCAGAAGCTGTACGAGGCCAAGGCCGCGAAGCTCGCCAAGAAGTACGAAGGCGTGCTGCCCGAGCTCGACCTGGGCCACGTCGGGGCGTACGGCGAGGTCGCCAAGGGCACCTTCCAGCGCGAGTTCGGCAGCTCGTGGGGCACGAACATCGCCGAGGACATCGGCGCGAAGTACTACGGCAAGGTCAAGAAGCCCGGCCCCGGTTCGCACGCGGTCAGCGAGTACCCGTCCATCGAGGAACTGCCCGCCTCGCTCCGCGACGCCGACGCGATCACGTACTCGGTGCAGGCCGACGGCAGCGTCCCCAAGGCGGTGCGCTACGTCATGGACTCGAAGCTGTGGAAGAACCTGCCCGCCGTCAAGGCCGGGAAGACCTTCCCGCTGCGCTGCACCGAGGCCGCGACCTACGGGCAGGCCATGAAGACCCTGGACGCGATCGACAAGTCGTTCGCTCCGCTCCTGAAGCGGTGA
- a CDS encoding NADP-dependent oxidoreductase, producing the protein MKRVSFAEFGGPDVLRLTDAEVPDPGPGRIRVAVRAAGVNPVDWRIREGQFQHVRPVVLPAGVGQDAAGVVDEVGAGVSGVEVGDLVFGRGSGTYAEFAVLSAWAPIPEGLTFEEAAGYPSVVETALRVIGQSGVRPGQTLLVSGASGGVGSAVLQIARDRGITVIATAGAANQEYVRGLGALATTYGDGWVERVRGLGRVDAALDLAGAGVIRELVELTGDPRTVVSIADLGAPEHGARFSGVTGDVPAALAEACDLIARGRLSIPVERTYALAEAAAAHIDSQAGHTRGRRVVIV; encoded by the coding sequence ATGAAGAGAGTGAGCTTCGCCGAGTTCGGCGGTCCCGACGTTCTCCGACTCACCGACGCCGAGGTGCCCGACCCGGGCCCCGGCCGGATACGCGTCGCCGTGCGGGCGGCAGGGGTGAATCCCGTCGACTGGCGCATCAGGGAAGGCCAGTTCCAGCACGTCCGCCCGGTCGTGCTGCCCGCCGGGGTCGGCCAGGACGCCGCCGGGGTGGTGGACGAGGTCGGCGCGGGCGTCTCGGGGGTCGAGGTCGGCGACCTCGTGTTCGGGCGCGGCTCGGGCACCTATGCCGAGTTCGCCGTCCTTTCGGCCTGGGCCCCGATCCCCGAGGGGCTGACGTTCGAGGAGGCGGCCGGATACCCCTCCGTGGTGGAGACCGCGCTGCGCGTCATCGGCCAGTCCGGTGTGCGGCCCGGACAGACCCTGCTGGTCAGCGGTGCTTCCGGGGGCGTCGGTTCGGCGGTCCTGCAGATCGCCCGCGACCGCGGCATCACGGTGATCGCCACGGCGGGGGCCGCGAACCAGGAGTACGTGCGCGGCCTCGGCGCCCTCGCCACGACGTACGGAGACGGCTGGGTCGAGCGGGTGCGGGGGCTCGGCCGGGTCGACGCGGCGCTCGACCTGGCGGGCGCGGGCGTGATCCGCGAGCTGGTCGAACTGACCGGGGACCCGCGGACCGTGGTCTCCATCGCCGACCTCGGCGCGCCGGAGCACGGTGCCCGGTTCTCCGGCGTGACCGGGGACGTGCCCGCCGCGCTCGCCGAGGCCTGCGACCTCATCGCCCGGGGCAGGCTCAGCATCCCGGTCGAGAGGACGTACGCACTCGCCGAGGCCGCGGCGGCCCACATCGACAGCCAGGCCGGGCACACGCGGGGGCGGCGGGTCGTCATCGTCTGA
- a CDS encoding alpha/beta hydrolase family esterase, whose product MALHGCTQNAQLYADNSGLTKFADQNGFLLVFAETTAANNLNKCFNWFQSADTRRGQGEVASVRQMVAKAVSAYGADPTRTYGS is encoded by the coding sequence GTGGCCCTGCACGGCTGCACCCAGAACGCCCAGCTCTACGCCGACAACTCCGGCCTGACGAAGTTCGCCGACCAGAACGGGTTCCTGCTGGTCTTCGCCGAGACCACGGCCGCGAACAACCTCAACAAGTGCTTCAACTGGTTCCAGAGCGCCGACACCCGGCGCGGGCAGGGCGAGGTCGCCTCGGTCCGGCAGATGGTCGCCAAGGCGGTCTCCGCGTACGGCGCCGACCCCACCCGTACGTATGGTTCATGA
- a CDS encoding FecCD family ABC transporter permease encodes MPGAKAPGRGTSRVALLAGGLVLLAVVAVVGVGVGARSVPPAEVLRAFYDFRGTDDHLIVRDVRAPRALLAVAVGAALAVAGALIQTLARNPLAEPGILGVTAGAGFAITLGSALGLTGGQAGELGFAVVGSVLAALLVAAVGRRSPLRLVLTGVALTAVLGGVAMGLRLMLPDVFDSYRFWSIGSLAAREQAPLALPLTAIGVCLAGALLLSRALNVLSLGESVAHTLGAGVGRVRFAALALITVLSGAATAVAGPILFVGLIVPHLVRRPAGGSVPWLILHSMVVGPILLLVADMGSRVLLPTGEVPVAVVTAFLGGPMLIWAVRRHGAGAL; translated from the coding sequence GTGCCCGGCGCGAAGGCGCCGGGGCGTGGCACCTCACGCGTCGCCCTGCTCGCCGGCGGTCTCGTGCTCCTCGCGGTCGTCGCCGTGGTCGGCGTCGGCGTCGGCGCCCGCTCGGTGCCGCCCGCCGAAGTCCTCCGCGCGTTCTACGACTTCCGGGGCACCGACGACCACCTGATCGTGCGGGACGTCCGGGCGCCGCGCGCGCTCCTCGCCGTCGCCGTGGGAGCCGCGCTCGCCGTGGCGGGCGCCCTCATCCAGACGCTGGCCCGCAACCCGCTGGCCGAGCCCGGCATCCTCGGGGTCACCGCGGGCGCCGGGTTCGCCATCACGCTCGGCTCGGCGCTCGGCCTGACCGGCGGTCAGGCAGGCGAACTGGGCTTCGCCGTCGTCGGGTCCGTGCTCGCGGCGCTGCTCGTCGCCGCGGTCGGGCGCCGCTCGCCGCTGCGCCTGGTGCTCACCGGCGTGGCCCTGACCGCGGTCCTCGGCGGCGTCGCCATGGGCCTGCGGCTGATGCTCCCGGACGTCTTCGACTCCTACCGCTTCTGGTCGATCGGCTCCCTCGCGGCCCGCGAACAGGCGCCGCTCGCCCTGCCGTTGACGGCGATCGGGGTGTGCCTGGCCGGCGCGCTGCTGCTGAGCCGCGCCCTGAACGTCCTGTCGCTCGGCGAGAGCGTTGCCCACACGCTGGGCGCGGGCGTGGGCCGCGTGCGCTTCGCCGCGCTGGCCCTGATCACCGTGCTCAGCGGCGCGGCGACGGCCGTGGCCGGGCCGATCCTGTTCGTCGGCCTGATCGTGCCGCACCTGGTGCGCAGGCCCGCGGGGGGCTCGGTGCCGTGGCTGATCCTCCACTCGATGGTCGTCGGCCCGATCCTGCTGCTCGTCGCCGACATGGGATCCAGGGTGCTGCTGCCCACCGGCGAGGTGCCGGTCGCCGTCGTGACCGCGTTCCTCGGCGGCCCCATGCTGATCTGGGCCGTCCGCCGCCACGGGGCGGGGGCGCTGTGA